Proteins co-encoded in one Desulfitobacterium hafniense DCB-2 genomic window:
- a CDS encoding nucleotidyltransferase substrate binding protein: MSEPYTKLDNFEKAYARLKEGSNRYDGNDDLMRDGLIQRFEFTFELAWKTLQAVFEDEGLIGLNSPKRILREAFATEVIGNEELWLSMLDDRNATVHIYNEMTAVRICQDIKGKYVPAFGELVERIRERLSE, from the coding sequence ATGAGCGAACCCTACACTAAGTTAGATAATTTTGAGAAAGCATATGCGCGACTCAAAGAGGGAAGTAACCGGTATGACGGAAATGATGATTTAATGAGAGATGGATTAATACAGCGTTTTGAGTTTACTTTCGAGTTAGCATGGAAAACTTTGCAGGCCGTCTTTGAGGACGAAGGGTTAATCGGTCTAAATTCTCCAAAGAGAATCTTACGAGAGGCCTTCGCCACTGAAGTCATTGGGAATGAGGAGTTATGGCTTTCCATGCTGGACGATAGGAATGCTACTGTTCATATTTACAACGAAATGACTGCAGTAAGGATTTGTCAAGATATAAAGGGAAAATATGTCCCTGCTTTTGGTGAATTAGTAGAACGAATTCGAGAACGGTTAAGTGAGTAG
- a CDS encoding class I SAM-dependent methyltransferase, with the protein MSKLAIINDYWSTQAEAFTEISVDELTSEKNALWKSILKPFVQTDRKLEILDVGCGAGFFEIFLSCLGHHVTAVDFNGKMLAEARKNIEKLGRPELTKLMQMDAQNLAFQDSVFDIVISRNMTWVLENPQRAYGEWLRVLKPHGKLINFDANWFLHLRDDTARRNFEEGQAAVVEHGFELKESDHGGELDNIFRELPLSGCWRPQWDFMTLANMGCEEIAVKFSLPKGLYDEYYEQLYKAIPTFMLCAVKTG; encoded by the coding sequence GTGAGCAAATTGGCTATCATCAATGATTACTGGAGCACCCAAGCGGAAGCCTTTACAGAAATCAGTGTCGATGAATTAACAAGTGAGAAGAACGCGCTCTGGAAAAGCATCCTGAAACCCTTTGTTCAGACTGATCGAAAACTGGAGATTTTGGATGTAGGGTGTGGCGCCGGTTTCTTTGAGATTTTTCTGAGCTGCCTGGGCCACCACGTCACTGCCGTAGATTTTAACGGTAAAATGCTGGCAGAGGCTCGTAAAAATATAGAGAAGCTGGGCAGACCGGAGCTGACCAAGCTGATGCAGATGGACGCGCAGAACCTGGCGTTCCAGGATTCTGTATTTGATATTGTGATCAGCAGAAATATGACTTGGGTATTAGAGAACCCGCAACGTGCTTATGGTGAATGGCTCCGTGTTCTTAAGCCCCACGGGAAGCTGATTAACTTCGACGCCAACTGGTTCCTGCATCTGCGTGACGACACAGCGAGACGTAACTTTGAGGAAGGGCAGGCCGCTGTGGTTGAACATGGTTTTGAGCTCAAAGAAAGTGATCATGGCGGGGAGCTGGACAATATCTTCAGGGAGCTGCCCCTTTCCGGCTGCTGGCGGCCGCAGTGGGATTTTATGACCCTCGCCAATATGGGCTGTGAAGAGATTGCTGTGAAGTTCAGCCTTCCCAAAGGATTGTATGATGAATATTATGAGCAATTATATAAGGCAATTCCGACATTCATGCTCTGTGCGGTGAAGACAGGCTGA
- a CDS encoding YjfB family protein encodes MDIAALSVVSNQVQLKQQASLSVMKMVMNASQEQTNSLLAMTAGMSGEMESSVNPHLGSKLDVLV; translated from the coding sequence ATGGATATAGCCGCTTTATCCGTCGTTTCCAATCAGGTTCAGCTCAAACAGCAGGCGTCGCTATCGGTCATGAAGATGGTTATGAATGCTTCTCAGGAGCAGACGAATTCTCTCTTGGCTATGACAGCGGGGATGTCCGGTGAGATGGAGTCATCTGTTAATCCTCATCTTGGCAGTAAACTTGACGTATTAGTATAG
- a CDS encoding ABC transporter ATP-binding protein, producing the protein MHSNILTIENLTKRYEELTAVDNVSFSIQEGESIGLVGESGCGKSTLARLLSGLEAPSSGKALLNGKPIRIEKGRGRKHRVNMVFQDPSDTFAKHMTVFACLYEALSHTRKTSKAEGKSIIRETLRMVEIPEEYMHRRVRQLSGGECQRVAIARALLTEPHLLIFDEATSALDVTVQAQILRLLVRLKQEKKSTYLFISHDLALVSCLCSRVLVMYRGKLVECGTTECIMNYPLHPYTELLISCAEAFMLDTSGTNKELPAIPSAELNAEESGCCFLASCGRRRQVCAEKRPQLTECGPGHQAACFFPYINNERINR; encoded by the coding sequence ATGCACAGTAACATCCTGACCATTGAAAATCTGACCAAGCGCTACGAAGAGCTCACCGCTGTTGATAATGTGAGTTTCTCAATTCAAGAAGGAGAATCCATCGGCCTGGTGGGGGAGAGCGGCTGCGGCAAGAGTACTCTGGCTCGCCTGCTGTCGGGCCTGGAAGCGCCCAGTTCAGGAAAAGCACTCCTGAATGGCAAACCCATTCGCATTGAGAAAGGCCGCGGGCGGAAACACAGAGTCAATATGGTGTTTCAGGATCCCTCAGATACCTTCGCTAAGCATATGACGGTTTTTGCCTGCCTATACGAGGCGCTGTCCCATACCCGTAAAACATCTAAGGCAGAAGGGAAATCGATCATAAGGGAAACCTTGCGCATGGTAGAAATCCCGGAAGAATATATGCACCGGCGGGTACGGCAGCTCAGCGGGGGAGAGTGTCAGCGTGTGGCCATTGCCCGGGCCCTTTTAACCGAGCCTCATCTGCTGATTTTCGATGAGGCAACAAGCGCCCTTGACGTTACGGTTCAGGCACAGATTCTGCGTTTGCTGGTCAGGTTAAAGCAGGAAAAAAAGTCAACCTATTTATTTATTTCCCACGATCTGGCTCTTGTCTCGTGTCTGTGCAGCAGGGTCCTTGTGATGTACCGGGGAAAATTAGTAGAGTGCGGTACAACAGAATGCATCATGAACTATCCCCTTCATCCCTATACAGAGCTGCTCATATCCTGTGCGGAAGCTTTTATGCTGGATACTTCCGGTACCAATAAAGAACTGCCGGCCATACCATCGGCAGAGTTGAATGCTGAAGAGAGTGGATGCTGCTTCTTGGCGAGTTGCGGCAGGAGAAGGCAGGTTTGCGCCGAAAAAAGACCTCAGCTCACGGAGTGCGGGCCCGGACATCAGGCGGCTTGCTTTTTTCCCTATATAAATAACGAGAGGATAAACAGATGA
- a CDS encoding ABC transporter ATP-binding protein: MRAYGRLLRYVAAIKGEVALKVLIGLAISATYIGQALAMAKAVSIVFARSDLQAIVAPVLIALAAVLLRGFLSRMMESYSKVVAAKVKNKIRLLVFDKILHLGPGYLSDKRSGKVQSLVLDGIESLEPFLVNYIPQIITISISGLAIGIYLTSLDVVTGLIIIVSMLLCVIVPYLTVPLVSRSIVTYWRSYATLNAQYIDAVQGMSTLMAFKASRAKGRELAENAQGFYVQAIRNTTFSLIDSGLMMLLTSVASAITVAIAAYRAESGIFPVMAISTFLFLAAECARPMSELNGHWHNSFLGLSVAEELFEIVDEELKITEKEHADTVSLDGPLPAVQFQDVTFAYNEEAKPALAGINLEIKGGQTIAVVGKSGSGKSTMVNLLFRFYEPTQGSILMNGINIKDYGISYLQSKIAVVFQDTYLFYGTVFENIRMSHTDAADDKVIAAAKAAGAHEFIMELPQGYATVVGERGVNLSGGERQRLAIARAILKDAPLLILDEATSSVDARNEALIQNTLDSLTKGRTTIIIAHRLSTVQNADKIVVLDHGELAEAGTHEELLLKGGIYADLVRAQRGDENNA; the protein is encoded by the coding sequence ATGAGAGCATATGGACGCCTCTTGCGATACGTCGCGGCAATTAAGGGTGAGGTTGCTTTGAAGGTTCTGATTGGCTTGGCAATCAGCGCCACCTATATCGGACAGGCACTGGCCATGGCCAAAGCCGTGTCCATTGTTTTTGCGCGCAGTGATTTGCAGGCTATTGTCGCCCCGGTCCTAATCGCGCTGGCAGCGGTGCTTCTGCGCGGATTTTTGAGCCGTATGATGGAGAGCTACAGCAAGGTAGTGGCCGCTAAGGTCAAGAACAAGATAAGGCTTTTGGTCTTCGACAAGATACTCCATCTCGGTCCGGGGTATCTGAGCGATAAGCGGAGCGGGAAGGTTCAGTCCCTGGTGCTGGATGGGATCGAATCCCTGGAGCCGTTCCTCGTAAACTATATTCCCCAGATAATAACCATATCCATATCCGGTCTTGCCATCGGTATTTATCTGACGTCCCTCGATGTGGTGACAGGCCTGATCATCATTGTGTCCATGCTGCTCTGCGTTATTGTCCCCTATTTAACCGTACCGCTGGTCAGCCGCAGCATTGTGACCTACTGGCGCTCCTATGCGACCCTCAACGCCCAATATATAGATGCTGTCCAGGGGATGTCCACATTGATGGCCTTTAAAGCCAGCCGGGCCAAGGGCCGTGAACTGGCTGAAAACGCCCAGGGCTTTTATGTGCAGGCCATTCGCAATACAACCTTCTCTCTGATCGATTCAGGCCTCATGATGCTGCTGACTTCGGTCGCGTCGGCAATAACCGTGGCCATCGCCGCCTATCGGGCAGAGTCAGGGATCTTTCCCGTGATGGCGATATCCACTTTCCTGTTTCTTGCCGCGGAATGCGCCCGCCCGATGTCGGAGCTTAACGGCCACTGGCACAACAGCTTTCTGGGCTTGTCCGTGGCGGAGGAGCTTTTTGAAATCGTGGATGAAGAGCTGAAAATCACGGAAAAAGAGCATGCCGATACTGTTTCGCTGGATGGTCCCCTGCCGGCAGTTCAGTTTCAGGATGTGACCTTTGCTTATAACGAAGAGGCGAAGCCGGCCCTTGCAGGAATCAATCTGGAGATCAAAGGCGGTCAAACCATTGCCGTTGTCGGCAAATCCGGATCAGGCAAATCAACCATGGTCAATCTGCTCTTCCGCTTTTATGAGCCGACCCAGGGCAGCATCTTGATGAACGGCATAAATATAAAGGATTACGGCATCAGTTATCTGCAAAGCAAGATCGCCGTGGTGTTTCAGGATACCTATCTTTTTTACGGAACCGTGTTTGAGAATATCCGTATGTCCCACACCGATGCTGCTGATGACAAAGTCATAGCCGCGGCCAAAGCGGCCGGTGCCCATGAATTTATCATGGAGCTTCCCCAAGGCTATGCTACTGTCGTTGGCGAGCGGGGTGTCAATCTTTCCGGAGGGGAGAGGCAACGACTGGCGATTGCCCGTGCCATCCTGAAGGATGCGCCGCTGCTGATCCTGGATGAGGCGACCTCAAGTGTGGATGCCAGGAATGAAGCCCTAATTCAGAATACGCTGGATTCGCTCACCAAGGGGCGCACCACCATCATCATTGCCCATCGGCTTTCCACAGTGCAGAATGCGGACAAGATAGTTGTTTTGGATCATGGTGAGCTGGCAGAGGCAGGCACCCACGAAGAGCTATTGCTGAAGGGCGGCATATATGCCGATCTCGTTCGTGCCCAGAGAGGGGATGAGAACAATGCCTAA
- a CDS encoding ABC transporter ATP-binding protein: MLEINRLSVAYGNHLALKDVTLAMKSHETYCLVGESGSGKTTLLKAITGLLGEGGRYIEGEVVFEGKELISLPQPELRKLRGAAIATVHQQAGSAMDPIMKVGKQFHEALSVRAKISRRESDRLAQECMKTLALKEPERILKSYPGMLSGGTIQRVALAMAMAMNPTLILADEPTSALDVTVQVEVVGTLKKLQENCSAAMLLVTHNIGVVARMADKIGVMLDGRLIESGSKAQVLSSPAHPYTHMLINSVLNKKGRLPMGPTIYHEEKTQGCSFYNRCPLGCGLCRETLPQTREIGSDHRVMCRLAGEKYAQ; the protein is encoded by the coding sequence TTGCTCGAAATAAACAGGCTTTCCGTAGCCTATGGCAATCATTTGGCTCTCAAAGACGTCACCCTTGCTATGAAAAGTCATGAGACCTATTGCCTGGTTGGCGAAAGCGGCAGCGGAAAAACAACCTTACTCAAAGCAATTACCGGATTGCTGGGAGAGGGCGGCAGATATATTGAAGGCGAGGTCGTATTTGAAGGGAAAGAGCTCATCTCACTGCCACAGCCGGAGCTGCGAAAACTGCGCGGAGCAGCCATTGCGACCGTCCACCAGCAAGCCGGCAGCGCAATGGATCCGATCATGAAGGTGGGGAAACAATTTCATGAGGCCCTTTCGGTCAGGGCAAAAATAAGCCGAAGGGAATCCGACCGCCTGGCCCAGGAGTGTATGAAGACACTGGCTTTAAAAGAGCCGGAACGAATCCTCAAATCCTATCCCGGCATGCTGAGCGGCGGCACAATTCAAAGAGTAGCACTGGCCATGGCCATGGCGATGAACCCCACTCTGATTCTGGCGGATGAGCCCACATCTGCTTTGGATGTTACGGTACAGGTAGAAGTTGTGGGTACACTGAAAAAACTGCAGGAAAATTGCAGCGCCGCTATGCTTCTTGTAACTCATAATATAGGCGTTGTCGCCCGTATGGCAGACAAAATCGGCGTCATGCTTGACGGGCGGCTGATCGAATCGGGCTCCAAAGCTCAGGTTCTCTCCAGTCCCGCCCACCCTTATACCCACATGCTGATCAATTCGGTTTTAAACAAAAAGGGCAGGCTGCCAATGGGCCCGACGATTTACCATGAAGAGAAAACTCAAGGCTGCTCATTTTATAACCGATGTCCCCTAGGCTGCGGGCTGTGCAGGGAAACCCTTCCCCAAACCCGGGAGATTGGCTCAGACCATAGGGTTATGTGCCGATTGGCAGGAGAAAAATATGCACAGTAA
- a CDS encoding nucleotidyltransferase domain-containing protein — MVNVNLDKRLVESIQNIGQKYAVERIILFGSRARGDNKGLSDIDLVIFPLPEFDKRGSLLSEFDDLRTLLKLDILFHDKHMDSRLLENIKKEGVTLYERTLH; from the coding sequence ATGGTTAACGTGAACTTAGACAAAAGACTAGTGGAGAGTATCCAAAACATTGGGCAAAAATATGCAGTTGAAAGAATTATTCTCTTCGGCTCCCGTGCCAGAGGAGATAATAAAGGGCTTAGTGATATTGATTTGGTCATTTTTCCACTGCCTGAATTCGATAAACGAGGAAGCCTTCTTAGTGAGTTCGATGACCTAAGAACCCTTTTGAAATTAGATATCTTATTCCACGATAAACATATGGATTCACGTTTGCTGGAAAATATCAAGAAAGAAGGTGTTACCCTCTATGAGCGAACCCTACACTAA
- a CDS encoding iron ABC transporter substrate-binding protein → MNVLKKWLLFLMIPLLILTGCASQVSQNPGQEDGGKENSAEKSTQVIADMMGREVEVPTKINSIICTGAGALRLIAYAQATDLVIGIEDTDKSGVIGRPYNYVYHDQFKDLPSIGKGGGRGYTAYEEQIIALQPDVIFCSYTSDALDQLAAKTGIPVVSTAIQGNLFEENTVESLKLIGEILGKEERCAEVIAYLGQYEADLNNRTKDIPEADKPTVYAGAISNQGGRGFAGTYGGLGPLKAINVSGVMDEVGKKEGFEVDWEQIQVWDPDVIFLDPGNISLVNEEYAKKPDYFNSLRAVTEENVYSIISFNNYTTNIETAIADAYYAGKVLFPEKFADIDMEAKVDEIYKKFLGKGIYADMKEAGLSFGKITLGQ, encoded by the coding sequence ATGAATGTTTTGAAAAAATGGTTGCTATTTTTGATGATTCCGCTTCTTATTCTGACAGGATGCGCAAGTCAGGTATCTCAGAATCCCGGTCAGGAAGACGGCGGTAAAGAGAATAGTGCAGAGAAAAGTACACAGGTGATTGCCGATATGATGGGAAGAGAAGTGGAGGTGCCGACAAAGATAAACTCCATCATCTGTACCGGTGCCGGTGCTCTGCGGCTGATCGCTTATGCCCAGGCCACGGATCTCGTGATTGGCATTGAAGATACCGACAAGAGCGGAGTGATAGGGCGGCCTTATAACTATGTTTATCATGATCAGTTCAAAGACCTCCCCAGTATCGGCAAGGGCGGCGGCCGAGGCTATACCGCCTATGAAGAGCAGATAATCGCCCTGCAGCCGGATGTCATTTTCTGTAGTTATACCAGTGACGCTCTTGACCAGCTTGCCGCCAAGACAGGTATTCCTGTAGTATCTACCGCTATTCAGGGCAATTTATTTGAAGAAAATACCGTTGAATCCCTGAAATTAATAGGTGAAATATTGGGGAAAGAAGAACGCTGTGCTGAGGTGATTGCTTATCTGGGCCAATATGAGGCCGACCTCAATAACCGTACTAAGGATATTCCGGAGGCAGACAAACCGACGGTGTATGCCGGGGCTATATCCAATCAGGGGGGCCGGGGATTTGCCGGAACCTACGGTGGCTTGGGCCCCCTTAAAGCGATTAATGTCAGTGGTGTCATGGATGAGGTAGGAAAGAAAGAAGGCTTTGAAGTGGATTGGGAACAGATTCAGGTCTGGGATCCTGATGTTATCTTCCTTGACCCCGGCAATATAAGTCTGGTCAATGAAGAATATGCAAAGAAGCCCGATTATTTCAATTCTCTGCGCGCGGTGACAGAAGAAAATGTTTACTCGATCATCAGCTTTAATAATTATACGACCAATATTGAAACGGCAATTGCCGATGCCTACTATGCGGGTAAGGTACTGTTCCCCGAGAAGTTTGCCGACATTGATATGGAGGCTAAAGTGGATGAGATCTATAAAAAGTTCTTAGGAAAGGGGATCTATGCCGATATGAAGGAGGCTGGATTATCCTTTGGAAAGATTACACTTGGTCAATAA
- a CDS encoding ABC transporter ATP-binding protein, whose amino-acid sequence MLKVQELSFQYGSRLVLEDMHFEAPYGHCVAILGNNGAGKSTLIKCLNRILSPRSGQVLLDERDLCSMSRTNVAKEMAYVAQHSETARFTVYDAVMLGRKPYIRFSPTEADYEIVHGMIEKLELSQMSLAYIDELSGGELQKVMLARALTQQPKVLLLDEPTSNLDLKNQHDMLGLVGKIAKEENICVLMVIHDLNLALRYCDRFLFIKDGGIYAYGDEEIMNAKVIGEVYGIPVAIEYAHGAKIVVPFPEQGVKANKA is encoded by the coding sequence ATGCTGAAAGTTCAGGAGCTAAGCTTTCAATATGGCTCCCGCCTTGTCCTGGAGGATATGCATTTCGAGGCTCCCTACGGACATTGTGTGGCCATTCTGGGCAATAACGGCGCAGGAAAAAGCACCTTGATCAAATGCCTCAATAGAATACTGTCCCCACGCTCTGGCCAGGTTCTTCTGGATGAACGGGATTTGTGCAGCATGTCCCGCACCAATGTGGCGAAAGAGATGGCTTATGTAGCCCAGCATAGTGAAACCGCACGGTTTACGGTTTATGATGCGGTGATGCTGGGACGCAAACCCTATATCAGGTTCAGTCCTACGGAAGCAGATTATGAGATCGTTCATGGCATGATCGAAAAGTTGGAATTAAGCCAGATGTCGTTGGCTTATATCGATGAGCTTTCCGGCGGGGAACTGCAAAAAGTCATGCTGGCCCGGGCTTTGACCCAACAGCCTAAAGTGCTGTTGCTGGATGAACCGACGAGCAATCTGGATTTGAAAAATCAGCATGATATGCTTGGCTTGGTAGGGAAAATTGCCAAGGAGGAAAACATCTGTGTCCTCATGGTCATTCATGATCTGAATCTTGCCCTGCGCTATTGCGACCGGTTTCTCTTTATTAAAGACGGAGGAATTTATGCCTATGGCGACGAAGAAATTATGAATGCCAAGGTTATCGGCGAAGTGTACGGCATACCGGTGGCTATAGAATATGCCCATGGGGCCAAAATAGTCGTGCCCTTCCCTGAACAAGGTGTTAAAGCGAATAAAGCATAA
- a CDS encoding ABC transporter ATP-binding protein → MPNGESKHETTRIKNTLRLIASMKPYSLEMIATIVTTFLKHIGTIGSAGIVAYMAALAMEGRLLPEFRVLFSWLCVCIVLRAVMYYGEMWFGHDVAYRVLRDFRIKLYDKMETISPAFVLKKRSGQIGATLMSDVEILEWFLAHTFGSFLVAVAITIVLLVLLAKIHILLSLLMMIFSILTIWTPFLLQKKADEQGRQVREKAAEANAVTIEGIQGLRELLTLNYLERYKGRNKESMQSLYDAQLTYGKRAGTESALMQIFVGVFTVVVMAVTAVFVSQNVLAFEVYPMVVMLSALLFSPIIEVCGVARNLGNVFAAANRIQTVFDTAPVVKDDGKDMDCSSLQHRVVFEHVSFRYDDDLDKVLDNVSFAIEPGQTVALVGPSGAGKSTCINLLLRYWDAEGGSIRIGGVDIRHMSLDNLRDLTAAVLQDVFLFNVSIRENIRLGRPEATDGEIEEAAKAAYAHDFIMELPNGYDTIAGERGFCLSGGQRQRIAIARAVLKNPPILVLDEAVSSLDSENEKFIQQALHDKLGDRTTVVVAHRLSTIMAADKLVVLDKGRVVQVGHHSELIAQEGFYKDLVANQVDKSGLLKS, encoded by the coding sequence ATGCCTAACGGGGAAAGCAAGCATGAAACGACGCGCATTAAAAATACCCTCCGCCTTATCGCCTCCATGAAGCCCTATTCCTTGGAGATGATAGCCACCATCGTCACCACCTTTTTAAAGCACATCGGGACAATCGGCTCCGCCGGCATCGTGGCCTACATGGCGGCCTTGGCCATGGAAGGCAGACTTTTGCCTGAATTCCGCGTGCTCTTCAGCTGGCTTTGTGTTTGTATTGTTTTGAGGGCTGTTATGTATTACGGAGAGATGTGGTTCGGTCATGATGTAGCTTACCGGGTCTTGAGAGATTTCAGGATCAAGCTGTATGACAAGATGGAAACCATCTCGCCGGCCTTCGTTTTAAAGAAGCGTTCCGGTCAGATCGGGGCCACGCTGATGAGTGACGTCGAAATTCTGGAGTGGTTTCTGGCCCATACCTTCGGAAGCTTCCTGGTCGCGGTGGCAATTACGATCGTGCTGCTTGTCCTGCTGGCCAAGATTCATATCCTGCTTTCTCTGCTCATGATGATATTTTCCATATTAACCATATGGACACCCTTTCTGCTGCAGAAAAAGGCCGATGAGCAGGGCAGGCAAGTCCGTGAAAAAGCAGCCGAAGCCAATGCGGTCACCATCGAAGGCATTCAGGGATTGCGCGAGCTGCTGACTCTGAATTATCTGGAGCGCTACAAAGGGAGAAATAAGGAGAGCATGCAGAGTCTCTACGATGCGCAATTGACATACGGTAAACGGGCGGGGACGGAGAGTGCCCTGATGCAGATTTTTGTGGGGGTCTTTACTGTTGTCGTCATGGCTGTGACCGCCGTATTCGTATCTCAAAATGTTTTGGCTTTTGAGGTCTATCCCATGGTCGTCATGCTCTCCGCATTGCTGTTCAGCCCGATCATTGAAGTATGCGGCGTCGCCAGAAATCTTGGCAATGTTTTTGCCGCAGCCAACCGCATTCAGACGGTTTTTGATACCGCTCCTGTCGTAAAAGACGATGGGAAGGATATGGATTGCTCCTCGCTTCAGCATAGGGTCGTCTTCGAGCATGTTTCATTTCGCTATGATGATGACCTGGACAAGGTCCTGGACAATGTGAGCTTTGCCATAGAGCCAGGCCAGACTGTTGCCCTGGTCGGCCCCTCCGGTGCCGGCAAAAGCACATGTATCAACCTCCTGCTGCGTTATTGGGATGCTGAAGGCGGTTCCATACGCATAGGCGGCGTCGATATCCGCCACATGTCTCTGGATAACCTGCGTGACTTAACCGCGGCGGTTCTGCAGGATGTTTTTCTTTTTAATGTTTCCATCAGGGAGAATATCAGGCTGGGCAGGCCGGAGGCGACGGATGGGGAAATTGAAGAAGCGGCCAAAGCGGCCTATGCTCATGATTTCATTATGGAGCTGCCCAATGGGTACGATACGATTGCCGGGGAACGGGGTTTTTGTCTTTCCGGGGGACAGCGGCAGCGTATCGCTATTGCCCGTGCCGTACTGAAAAACCCGCCGATCCTTGTCTTGGACGAGGCCGTTTCCAGTCTGGACAGTGAGAACGAGAAATTTATTCAGCAGGCGCTGCATGATAAATTAGGCGACAGAACCACGGTTGTCGTTGCCCATCGCCTGTCCACGATTATGGCTGCGGACAAGCTGGTGGTGCTCGACAAAGGCCGCGTCGTGCAGGTTGGGCATCACAGCGAATTGATCGCTCAGGAAGGCTTTTACAAAGATCTGGTTGCCAATCAGGTTGATAAGAGCGGATTGTTGAAGTCGTGA
- a CDS encoding FmdE family protein gives MDKQLWEKAVAFHGHECPGLAIGFRACEAVQEKMGLKFSQDEEVVCVTENDACGADAVQVITGCSFGKGNLIYRGTGKMAFSFFSRNTGESMRIVLKPSSSEMDRQERQNYILTAPMDDVFEFKKPGFTLPKQARLFKTVICEVCGEGAPEHKMRLQEGKKVCLDCFEDYSRGY, from the coding sequence ATGGATAAGCAGTTGTGGGAAAAGGCGGTGGCCTTTCATGGTCATGAATGTCCGGGGTTAGCGATTGGTTTCAGAGCATGTGAAGCAGTTCAGGAAAAAATGGGCCTTAAGTTTTCTCAGGATGAGGAAGTCGTGTGTGTAACGGAAAATGATGCCTGCGGAGCAGACGCCGTGCAGGTGATTACGGGGTGCAGCTTTGGTAAAGGTAATCTGATCTATCGCGGCACCGGGAAAATGGCCTTCAGCTTCTTCAGCAGAAACACCGGAGAAAGTATGCGCATCGTTCTTAAGCCCTCTTCAAGTGAAATGGATCGTCAGGAACGTCAAAACTATATCCTGACTGCTCCTATGGATGATGTCTTTGAGTTTAAAAAGCCTGGTTTTACCTTGCCTAAGCAGGCCCGCCTCTTTAAGACGGTGATCTGTGAAGTCTGCGGAGAAGGCGCGCCTGAGCATAAAATGAGGCTCCAGGAGGGGAAAAAGGTGTGTCTCGATTGCTTTGAGGATTATTCAAGAGGATATTGA
- a CDS encoding FecCD family ABC transporter permease: MVNKGSKLHYREAYGKYMARKRFVILVLIALLLGVALFSITAGSAGLTLGEVFRTFMGTGTAQAQAIVWNVRLPRILTAIVVGGALALAGCVMQSVLRNPLASSSTLGISHGAAFGAAIAIVYFSAGSQHNAAGSGAISITNPYLVTACAFMGGMISVFVILVLSRIKTVTPAAMVLAGVALSSLFRGGVALVQYFADDVALASAVYWTFGDLGRTSWHEIGLILIILGPTFVYFMFNSWSYNGIQSGSQTARSLGIHVDQLIIVSMVLAALLAASAVSFVGIIDFVGLVAPHMVRKFVGSDYRFLLPASMLAGACILLLSDLCSRTIIAPIVLPIGAITSFLGAPLFIYLIYKGAKK; this comes from the coding sequence TTGGTCAATAAGGGGAGTAAGCTTCACTACCGGGAAGCTTACGGAAAGTATATGGCCAGAAAAAGGTTTGTCATCCTGGTACTGATTGCCCTGCTGCTTGGTGTGGCTTTGTTTTCGATTACAGCCGGCTCTGCCGGTCTGACTCTGGGAGAGGTCTTCAGGACATTCATGGGTACAGGCACGGCTCAGGCCCAGGCCATTGTTTGGAATGTACGCCTGCCCCGCATCCTTACCGCCATCGTGGTGGGGGGAGCCTTGGCTCTGGCAGGCTGTGTCATGCAAAGTGTGCTGCGCAATCCCCTGGCCTCGTCATCAACCTTAGGCATCTCTCATGGGGCTGCTTTCGGGGCTGCCATTGCTATCGTTTATTTTAGCGCGGGTTCTCAGCATAATGCTGCGGGAAGCGGAGCCATCAGTATTACCAACCCCTATCTGGTCACAGCATGCGCTTTTATGGGGGGGATGATTTCCGTATTCGTTATTTTAGTCTTGTCCCGGATCAAAACTGTTACCCCTGCCGCCATGGTCTTAGCCGGCGTCGCTCTTTCTTCTCTGTTTCGCGGGGGGGTTGCCTTGGTTCAATACTTTGCCGACGATGTGGCGTTGGCTTCGGCAGTCTATTGGACTTTTGGCGATCTTGGACGCACCAGCTGGCATGAAATTGGGCTGATCCTTATCATTCTTGGTCCGACTTTTGTCTATTTTATGTTTAACAGCTGGAGTTACAATGGGATACAAAGTGGATCGCAGACGGCACGGAGTTTGGGGATCCATGTGGATCAGCTGATTATAGTCAGTATGGTGCTGGCTGCCCTGCTGGCGGCCAGTGCGGTATCTTTCGTGGGCATTATTGATTTTGTGGGGTTGGTGGCACCCCATATGGTCAGAAAGTTTGTGGGCAGCGATTACCGGTTTTTACTGCCGGCTTCCATGCTGGCCGGGGCTTGCATCCTGCTGCTAAGTGATCTTTGTTCCCGAACCATCATAGCCCCCATCGTGCTGCCTATTGGTGCCATAACCTCATTTCTCGGTGCACCGCTGTTCATCTATCTCATTTACAAGGGGGCGAAAAAATAA